The following are encoded in a window of Amycolatopsis solani genomic DNA:
- a CDS encoding CynX/NimT family MFS transporter — MRVEHRESGLEPELDGAVEFRAPGVVAAGALLAIAVVLTALNLRPAITGVGPMLAEMRQDLGTSGVWAGVLTTLPTLCFAGAGLAAPLLARRAGIGAAIAIALGTIAAGLVLRVLDGPAVVLGGTLVATAGIALINVLIPVVIKDSFPARIGVMTGVYTAALQGGGALGSAVTPQLGDAFGGWRPALGSWAVVAVVALLAWILAARGTGRAPRHADAAAGGRSLLRNRLAWIVTVFFGLQAFYAYAAMGWFPQVLMDAGVSRDDAGLLFGLVSLIAVPISLFVAPMAARQRGQGPWIATLGVFGFAGTTGLMVAPAWSPLLWSLLIGLGMSVFSLALTVIALRARTGADTARLSGMAQGFGYLFAALGPFLFGLLHDLAGGWTVPLAMLLGLLVVQVVFGALAGRRRFV; from the coding sequence ATGCGCGTCGAACACCGTGAATCCGGCCTCGAACCCGAACTGGACGGAGCCGTGGAGTTCCGGGCCCCCGGCGTGGTCGCCGCCGGCGCGCTGCTCGCGATCGCCGTGGTGCTCACCGCCCTCAACCTGCGCCCGGCCATCACCGGCGTCGGCCCCATGCTCGCGGAAATGCGCCAGGACCTGGGGACTTCCGGGGTCTGGGCCGGCGTGCTCACGACGTTGCCGACGCTCTGCTTCGCCGGCGCCGGGCTGGCCGCGCCGCTGCTCGCCCGCCGGGCCGGCATCGGCGCCGCCATCGCGATCGCGCTGGGCACGATCGCGGCAGGGCTCGTGCTGCGCGTGCTCGACGGCCCGGCCGTGGTCCTCGGCGGAACACTCGTGGCCACCGCCGGCATCGCCCTGATCAACGTGCTGATCCCGGTGGTCATCAAGGACTCCTTCCCGGCCCGCATCGGCGTCATGACCGGTGTCTACACCGCGGCCCTGCAGGGCGGCGGCGCGCTCGGGTCGGCGGTGACCCCGCAGCTCGGCGACGCGTTCGGCGGCTGGCGCCCGGCGCTGGGCAGCTGGGCGGTGGTGGCCGTCGTCGCGTTGCTGGCGTGGATTCTCGCAGCCCGCGGCACCGGCCGGGCACCGAGGCACGCCGACGCCGCCGCGGGCGGCCGGTCGCTGCTGCGCAACCGGCTGGCCTGGATCGTCACGGTCTTCTTCGGCCTGCAGGCGTTCTACGCCTACGCGGCGATGGGCTGGTTCCCGCAGGTGCTGATGGACGCGGGCGTGTCGCGCGACGACGCCGGGCTGCTGTTCGGCCTGGTCTCGCTGATCGCCGTGCCGATCAGCCTCTTCGTCGCGCCGATGGCCGCCCGGCAGCGCGGGCAGGGCCCCTGGATCGCCACCCTCGGCGTGTTCGGTTTCGCCGGCACCACCGGCCTGATGGTCGCCCCGGCGTGGTCGCCGCTGCTCTGGAGCCTGCTGATCGGACTCGGCATGAGCGTGTTCTCGCTGGCCCTGACCGTGATCGCGTTGCGGGCGCGCACCGGCGCGGACACCGCCCGGCTGTCCGGGATGGCACAGGGCTTCGGCTACCTGTTCGCCGCGCTCGGGCCGTTCCTCTTCGGTCTCCTGCACGACCTCGCGGGCGGCTGGACCGTGCCGCTGGCGATGCTGCTCGGCCTGCTCGTCGTGCAGGTGGTGTTCGGCGCGCTCGCCGGCCGCCGCCGGTTCGTCTGA
- a CDS encoding VOC family protein: MTPEPNVWPALRYDDAPAAVRFLVDVLGFTEALVVPDGDLIAHAELRWPEGGAVMLGSVRPPDGVHDAMKPGTGAVYVVSDRVDEIHARVKAAGAEITAGLTDTEYGSHTFSLRDPEGNAWTIGTYRGAP; the protein is encoded by the coding sequence ATGACTCCTGAACCGAACGTCTGGCCCGCCCTCCGCTACGACGACGCCCCGGCCGCGGTCCGGTTCCTCGTCGACGTCCTGGGCTTCACCGAGGCGCTGGTGGTGCCCGACGGCGACCTGATCGCGCACGCCGAGCTGCGCTGGCCCGAGGGCGGCGCGGTGATGCTGGGCAGCGTCCGCCCGCCGGACGGCGTCCACGACGCCATGAAGCCGGGGACGGGCGCGGTGTACGTGGTGTCGGACCGGGTCGACGAGATCCACGCCCGGGTGAAGGCCGCGGGCGCGGAGATCACGGCCGGACTGACCGACACCGAGTACGGCTCGCACACGTTCAGCCTCCGCGACCCGGAGGGCAACGCCTGGACGATCGGCACCTACCGCGGCGCACCCTGA
- a CDS encoding penicillin-binding transpeptidase domain-containing protein, protein MSARRHRGALAVLLLAAATTAGCSGDSPEDALSAFLDAVASGDVAAAAANTDSPEAAKTVLSQVRGVLDPESLDVDDEEVKQPDGDVVTAGYQLTWHLPHGRSWSYRADAQLRASENGWQVHWQPTVVHPQLAVGQTLGVLPQLPETAPVLDRDGVPLMRPQTVIGVVVDPQKAGNASAVAGSLAKALHRYEPSVTGRSVLDGMSKTKPGDAYPVISLRAGDYQRVKPVIYDLPGVRFASQERLLPVTRGSGQQVLPGIRALVEQELAGAAGWRIVTRDVTGGESAELKAEPPRPAPAVTSTLSARLQAAAEKALETEEYPAALVAIQPSSGDILAVAQNGAADDEGSLALSGRYPPGSTFKIVTAAAALSTGDVDAGSPVDCPGTTTIENRVVPNEGRFDLGRVPLKTAFARSCNTTFARLAAGLPASALTDTARSFGLGADFVVPGLTTVTGAVPASDSAVQRAENGFGQGTVVTSPFGLALVAATVQAGHVPTPSLVKGMPASTKNVGDAPSDEVLGALRGMMREVVTAGTATGLRDIPDVAGKTGTAQFGDGSRSHGWFVGYRGDLAFAVLLTEAGSSKPAVQAAHRFLAGVG, encoded by the coding sequence ATGAGTGCACGTCGACACCGCGGTGCGCTCGCGGTGCTGCTGCTCGCCGCCGCGACCACGGCCGGGTGCTCGGGCGACAGTCCCGAGGACGCCCTGTCCGCCTTCCTGGACGCCGTCGCGTCCGGGGACGTCGCCGCCGCCGCGGCGAACACCGACTCGCCCGAAGCGGCGAAAACCGTGCTGAGCCAGGTCCGCGGCGTGCTCGACCCGGAGTCCCTCGACGTCGACGACGAAGAGGTGAAGCAGCCGGACGGCGACGTCGTCACCGCCGGCTACCAGCTCACCTGGCACCTGCCGCACGGCCGCAGCTGGTCCTACCGCGCCGACGCGCAGCTGCGCGCGTCCGAGAACGGCTGGCAGGTGCACTGGCAGCCGACCGTCGTGCACCCGCAGCTCGCCGTCGGCCAGACCCTCGGCGTGCTGCCCCAGCTGCCGGAGACGGCGCCGGTGCTCGACCGCGACGGCGTGCCGCTGATGCGGCCGCAGACCGTGATCGGCGTGGTCGTCGACCCGCAGAAGGCCGGTAACGCGAGTGCCGTCGCCGGGTCGCTCGCCAAGGCGCTGCACCGGTACGAGCCGTCGGTCACCGGCCGGTCGGTGCTGGACGGGATGAGCAAGACCAAGCCCGGCGACGCCTACCCGGTGATCAGCCTGCGCGCCGGCGACTACCAGCGGGTCAAGCCGGTGATCTACGACCTGCCCGGCGTCCGCTTCGCCAGCCAGGAGCGGCTGCTGCCGGTGACCCGCGGGTCGGGGCAGCAGGTCCTGCCGGGCATCCGCGCGCTGGTCGAGCAGGAGCTGGCCGGGGCGGCGGGCTGGCGGATCGTCACCCGGGACGTCACCGGCGGCGAGTCGGCCGAGCTCAAGGCCGAGCCGCCGCGGCCCGCGCCCGCCGTGACCAGCACCCTCAGCGCGCGGCTCCAGGCCGCCGCCGAGAAGGCTCTCGAAACCGAGGAGTACCCGGCCGCGCTGGTGGCGATCCAGCCCTCGAGCGGCGACATCCTCGCCGTGGCGCAGAACGGCGCCGCCGACGACGAAGGCTCGCTGGCCCTGTCCGGGCGCTACCCGCCGGGGTCGACGTTCAAGATCGTCACGGCGGCGGCCGCGCTGTCGACCGGGGACGTCGACGCGGGCAGCCCGGTCGACTGCCCCGGCACCACGACGATCGAAAACCGCGTCGTGCCGAACGAAGGCCGCTTCGACCTGGGCCGGGTCCCGCTGAAGACGGCGTTCGCGCGGTCCTGCAACACGACCTTCGCCCGGCTCGCCGCGGGCCTCCCGGCCTCGGCGCTCACCGACACCGCCCGTTCGTTCGGGCTCGGCGCCGACTTCGTGGTCCCCGGCCTGACCACGGTCACCGGCGCCGTCCCGGCCAGCGACTCGGCCGTCCAGCGCGCCGAAAACGGCTTCGGCCAGGGCACGGTGGTCACCAGCCCGTTCGGACTGGCCCTGGTCGCGGCGACCGTGCAGGCCGGTCACGTGCCGACGCCGTCGCTGGTGAAGGGGATGCCGGCGAGCACGAAGAACGTCGGCGACGCGCCGTCGGACGAGGTGCTCGGGGCGCTGCGCGGGATGATGCGCGAGGTCGTCACGGCGGGGACGGCGACCGGGCTGCGGGACATCCCCGACGTCGCGGGCAAGACCGGCACCGCCCAGTTCGGCGACGGCTCCCGCTCGCACGGCTGGTTCGTCGGTTACCGCGGCGACCTGGCGTTCGCCGTGCTGCTGACCGAGGCCGGCTCGTCGAAACCGGCGGTGCAGGCGGCCCACCGGTTCCTGGCGGGGGTCGGCTGA
- a CDS encoding ATP-binding cassette domain-containing protein — MPDAIVAEGLVKKYGSVTALDGMDLRVPEGTVLGVLGPNGAGKTTTVQILTTLQKPDAGRATVAGFDVVEDAHELRSHIGASGQYAAVDQELTGAENLEMVGRLYHLGTRRAKARGRELLARFSLEEAADRPVKGYSGGMRRRLDLAGALVANPPVLFLDEPTTGLDPRARTELWEVITELVAGGTTLLLTTQYLEEADRLADSIAVVDHGRVIARGTADELKDLVGGERIELTVGTHADVGVARRALARLASGEPQAEAFRLTVPVTHGAKALTEALALLAADGVDVRDVGVRRPTLDDVFLSLTGHEVAETAKEAV; from the coding sequence ATGCCAGACGCCATCGTGGCCGAAGGGCTCGTCAAGAAGTACGGCTCCGTCACCGCCCTCGACGGGATGGACCTGCGGGTGCCGGAAGGCACCGTGCTCGGCGTGCTCGGGCCGAACGGCGCCGGGAAGACCACCACCGTCCAGATCCTCACGACGCTGCAGAAGCCGGACGCCGGCCGCGCGACGGTCGCCGGGTTCGACGTCGTGGAGGACGCGCACGAGCTGCGGTCGCACATCGGCGCGTCGGGGCAGTACGCCGCCGTCGACCAGGAGCTGACCGGGGCCGAAAACCTCGAGATGGTCGGGCGGCTCTACCACCTGGGCACCAGGCGGGCCAAGGCCCGCGGCCGGGAGCTGCTGGCCCGGTTCAGCCTCGAAGAGGCCGCCGACCGGCCCGTGAAGGGCTACTCGGGCGGCATGCGGCGCCGGCTCGACCTGGCCGGCGCGCTCGTCGCCAACCCGCCGGTCCTGTTCCTCGACGAGCCCACGACCGGGCTCGACCCGCGGGCCCGCACCGAGCTGTGGGAGGTCATCACCGAGCTGGTCGCGGGCGGCACGACGCTGCTGCTGACCACGCAGTACCTCGAAGAGGCCGACCGGCTGGCCGACAGCATCGCCGTCGTCGACCACGGGCGCGTGATCGCCCGCGGCACCGCCGACGAGCTCAAGGACCTCGTCGGCGGCGAGCGGATCGAGCTGACCGTCGGCACGCACGCCGACGTCGGCGTCGCGCGGCGGGCGCTGGCCCGGCTGGCCAGCGGCGAGCCGCAGGCCGAGGCGTTCCGGCTCACCGTGCCCGTGACCCACGGCGCGAAAGCGCTTACCGAAGCCCTCGCCCTGCTCGCCGCCGACGGCGTCGACGTCCGCGACGTCGGCGTCCGCCGCCCCACCCTCGACGACGTTTTCCTGTCTCTCACCGGCCACGAGGTGGCCGAGACCGCGAAGGAGGCCGTGTGA
- the ispG gene encoding flavodoxin-dependent (E)-4-hydroxy-3-methylbut-2-enyl-diphosphate synthase, whose protein sequence is MTVALGMPALPPPVLSERRKTRQLQVGPVGVGSDFPISVQSMTTTLTSDVNATLQQIAELTAAGCDIVRVACPSADDAEALPAIARKSQIPVIADIHFQPKYVFAAIEAGCAAVRVNPGNIRKFDDQVKEIAQAAKDHGTPIRIGVNAGSLDKRIMDKYGKATPEALAESALWEASLFAEHDFHDIKISVKHNDPVVMVRAYEILAEQCDYPLHLGVTEAGPAFQGTIKSAVAFGALLRQGIGDTIRVSLSAPPVEEVKVGIQILQSLNLKQRKLEIVSCPSCGRAQVDVYTLAEQVTAGLEGMEIPLRVAVMGCVVNGPGEAREADLGVASGNGKGQIFVKGEVIKTVPEHAIVETLIEEAMRIAEEAGEGLGEGAPVVTAG, encoded by the coding sequence GTGACCGTCGCACTCGGTATGCCCGCCCTGCCCCCGCCCGTCCTCTCCGAGCGCCGCAAGACCCGCCAGCTCCAGGTGGGCCCGGTCGGCGTCGGCAGCGACTTCCCGATCTCCGTCCAGTCGATGACGACGACGCTCACCTCCGACGTCAACGCGACGCTGCAGCAGATCGCCGAGCTGACCGCCGCGGGCTGCGACATCGTCCGCGTCGCGTGCCCGTCGGCCGACGACGCCGAGGCGCTGCCCGCGATCGCGCGCAAGTCGCAGATCCCGGTGATCGCCGACATCCACTTCCAGCCGAAGTACGTCTTCGCGGCGATCGAGGCCGGCTGCGCCGCGGTGCGCGTGAACCCGGGCAACATCCGGAAGTTCGACGACCAGGTCAAGGAAATCGCGCAGGCCGCGAAGGACCACGGCACGCCGATCCGGATCGGCGTCAACGCCGGCTCGCTCGACAAGCGGATCATGGACAAGTACGGCAAGGCGACGCCGGAAGCGCTGGCGGAGTCGGCGCTGTGGGAGGCGTCGCTGTTCGCCGAGCACGACTTCCACGACATCAAGATCTCGGTGAAGCACAACGACCCGGTGGTCATGGTGCGCGCCTACGAGATCCTCGCCGAGCAGTGCGACTACCCGCTGCACCTCGGCGTCACCGAGGCCGGGCCGGCGTTCCAGGGCACCATCAAGTCGGCCGTCGCGTTCGGCGCGCTGCTGCGCCAGGGCATCGGCGACACCATCCGCGTCTCGCTGTCCGCGCCGCCGGTCGAAGAGGTCAAGGTCGGCATCCAGATCCTGCAGTCGCTGAACCTCAAGCAGCGCAAGCTGGAGATCGTGTCCTGCCCGTCGTGCGGGCGCGCGCAGGTGGACGTCTACACGCTCGCCGAGCAGGTCACCGCCGGGCTCGAGGGCATGGAGATCCCGCTGCGCGTGGCCGTCATGGGCTGCGTCGTCAACGGCCCGGGCGAGGCCCGCGAGGCCGACCTCGGGGTGGCATCGGGCAACGGCAAGGGCCAGATCTTCGTCAAGGGCGAGGTCATCAAGACCGTGCCGGAGCACGCGATCGTCGAGACGCTCATCGAAGAGGCCATGCGCATCGCCGAAGAGGCGGGCGAGGGCCTGGGCGAGGGCGCGCCGGTGGTCACCGCCGGCTAG
- a CDS encoding ABC transporter permease, with translation MNAVQLAVTDGVTVAKRNSIKIVRSLDLLGSIVFMPVMFVLLFGYVFGSVIDIPGMSYREFMLPGIFTLAVAMGSIVTGYGLTDDLQKGIIDRFRSLPMSPAAVLIGRTTADLILNVTSLLIMGLVGLLVGWRIHTSPLEALGGVVLLLAFAYALSWVMGTLGLAVRKPEVFNNVSSVAIFPLTFLANTFVDSGRLPTPLRVIADWNPVSAITQAARELFGNTSASMPVHDAWPMQHAVPASVLWIALLLVIFVPLSVRCYKKATSH, from the coding sequence ATGAACGCGGTGCAACTGGCCGTCACCGACGGCGTGACCGTCGCCAAGCGCAACTCGATCAAGATCGTCCGGTCGCTGGACCTGCTCGGGTCCATCGTGTTCATGCCGGTGATGTTCGTGCTGCTCTTCGGCTACGTGTTCGGCAGCGTGATCGACATCCCGGGGATGTCGTACCGCGAGTTCATGCTCCCGGGGATCTTCACGCTCGCGGTGGCGATGGGCAGCATCGTCACCGGCTACGGGCTGACCGACGACCTGCAGAAGGGCATCATCGACCGGTTCCGCTCGCTGCCGATGTCCCCGGCCGCGGTGCTGATCGGGCGCACCACGGCGGATCTGATCCTCAACGTGACGAGCCTGCTCATCATGGGACTCGTGGGGCTGCTGGTCGGCTGGCGCATCCACACGAGCCCGCTCGAAGCACTCGGCGGCGTGGTCCTGCTGCTCGCCTTCGCCTACGCGCTGTCGTGGGTGATGGGGACGCTCGGCCTGGCCGTGCGCAAGCCCGAGGTGTTCAACAACGTCTCGAGCGTGGCGATCTTCCCGCTCACGTTCCTGGCCAACACGTTCGTCGACAGCGGCCGCCTGCCCACGCCGCTGCGGGTGATCGCGGACTGGAACCCGGTCTCGGCGATCACGCAGGCGGCGCGGGAGCTGTTCGGCAACACCAGCGCGTCGATGCCGGTGCACGACGCCTGGCCGATGCAGCACGCGGTGCCGGCTTCGGTGCTGTGGATCGCGCTGCTGCTGGTGATCTTCGTGCCGCTTTCGGTGCGCTGCTACAAGAAGGCCACCAGCCACTGA
- a CDS encoding DUF4097 family beta strand repeat-containing protein: MPVFATPEPISATIDVSIADIRVVAGERAETTVEVEPADPAEPEDVKAVAKTRVEFASGELLVKGPKYATKLWGKGGSLHVTVELPAGSRLRSTAAMGDIRVSGQVGDSRIKTSVGDIHLDEAARLEASTATGDVSVERATGHLEAHTGSGELRIREIDGTAVLKNSNGETRVGEVTGDLRVSTANGDIFVSLAHAGVHAKTASGDIRLNEVIRDSVVLETAVGEIEVGIREGSAAWLELNSLTGSVRNTLTPSEGPGGTTETVEVKAHTYTGDIVIRRA; encoded by the coding sequence ATGCCCGTTTTCGCCACCCCCGAGCCGATTTCGGCCACGATCGACGTCAGCATCGCCGACATCCGGGTCGTCGCCGGCGAGCGCGCGGAAACCACTGTCGAGGTCGAGCCCGCCGATCCGGCCGAACCCGAGGACGTCAAGGCGGTCGCCAAGACCCGCGTCGAGTTCGCGAGCGGCGAGCTGCTGGTCAAGGGCCCGAAGTACGCCACCAAGCTGTGGGGCAAGGGCGGCTCCCTGCACGTCACGGTCGAGCTGCCCGCCGGCTCGCGGCTCAGGTCCACGGCCGCCATGGGCGACATCCGGGTCAGCGGCCAGGTCGGCGACAGCCGCATCAAGACCTCGGTCGGCGACATCCATCTCGACGAAGCCGCCCGGCTCGAGGCGAGCACCGCCACCGGCGACGTCTCCGTCGAACGGGCCACCGGGCACCTCGAGGCCCACACCGGCTCCGGCGAGCTGCGGATCCGCGAGATCGACGGCACCGCCGTGCTCAAGAACTCCAACGGCGAGACCCGCGTCGGCGAGGTCACCGGCGACCTGCGGGTCAGCACCGCGAACGGTGACATCTTCGTCTCGCTCGCCCACGCCGGCGTGCACGCCAAGACCGCCTCCGGCGACATCCGGCTCAACGAGGTCATCCGCGACTCCGTCGTCCTCGAGACCGCGGTCGGCGAGATCGAGGTCGGCATCCGCGAGGGCAGCGCCGCCTGGCTCGAGCTCAACTCCCTGACCGGCTCCGTGCGCAACACGCTCACCCCGTCCGAGGGGCCGGGCGGCACCACCGAAACGGTCGAGGTCAAAGCCCACACCTACACCGGCGACATCGTCATCCGCCGGGCCTGA
- a CDS encoding FadR/GntR family transcriptional regulator → MPLATTRRAGLVDQVIEQLRTAVTQGEWPIGERIPTEAELVDQLGVGRNTVREAVRALAHTGLLEVRQGDGTYVRATSEVSGAIRRLCGSELREVLQVRRTLEVEGARLAAAERTEEEVAELWALLSRREAELRDGRWEDFARTDAEFHCTVVRAGHNRLLTELYRGLTEVITASVAATSSIAPGAEHVPEIGHEGLARAIADRDAERAAAEACGFLDELLQRIEPS, encoded by the coding sequence GTGCCTCTGGCCACCACCCGGCGAGCAGGCCTCGTCGACCAGGTCATCGAGCAGCTGCGGACCGCGGTCACGCAGGGCGAATGGCCCATCGGCGAACGCATCCCCACCGAGGCCGAGCTCGTCGACCAGCTCGGCGTCGGGCGCAACACCGTCCGCGAAGCCGTCCGCGCGCTCGCGCACACCGGACTGCTGGAGGTCCGGCAGGGTGACGGCACGTACGTGCGCGCCACGAGCGAGGTGTCCGGCGCGATCCGGCGGCTGTGCGGGTCGGAACTGCGCGAGGTCCTGCAGGTCCGGCGCACCCTCGAAGTCGAAGGCGCCCGCCTGGCCGCCGCCGAGCGGACCGAGGAAGAGGTCGCCGAGCTGTGGGCGCTGCTGTCGCGCCGCGAGGCCGAGCTGCGCGACGGGCGCTGGGAAGACTTCGCGCGTACGGACGCGGAGTTCCACTGCACCGTCGTCCGCGCCGGCCACAACCGGCTGCTCACCGAGCTCTACCGCGGGCTGACCGAGGTCATCACGGCCAGCGTCGCGGCGACGTCCAGCATCGCGCCGGGCGCGGAGCACGTGCCCGAGATCGGCCACGAAGGTCTCGCCCGCGCCATCGCCGACCGCGACGCGGAGCGGGCCGCCGCCGAGGCGTGCGGCTTCCTGGACGAGCTCCTGCAGCGCATCGAACCCTCCTGA
- a CDS encoding helix-turn-helix domain-containing protein — protein MSVTWAVRGPHPVVRPLVTRYVGYAQDEVTLPVHRGLPSRHVTLVISLAGPVRMAGRSLRALVGGLHTSAVLIRQDRVQEGLQLELDPLGVRTLFGVTAAELSGEVADLACFGLGSLPDRLRELPTWPERFALLDDVLAARAVEPVAPPPEVGEAWRRLRGSGGRVRVADLAGEVGWSRRHLGERFRAELGLAPKQAARVLRFERAGRLLRAGRANLAELAVECGYYDQAHLTNEWRALAGCTPGTWIAEELPFLQDQEGAAGQDSRA, from the coding sequence GTGAGCGTGACCTGGGCTGTTCGCGGGCCGCACCCGGTGGTGCGGCCCCTGGTCACGCGCTATGTCGGGTACGCGCAGGACGAGGTGACGCTGCCGGTCCACCGCGGTCTGCCGTCCCGGCACGTGACGCTGGTCATCAGCCTCGCCGGGCCGGTCCGGATGGCCGGGCGCAGCCTGCGGGCGCTGGTCGGCGGGCTGCACACGAGCGCGGTGCTGATCCGGCAGGACCGCGTGCAGGAGGGGCTGCAGCTGGAGCTCGACCCGCTGGGCGTGCGCACGCTCTTCGGCGTCACGGCGGCGGAGCTGAGCGGCGAGGTGGCCGACCTCGCGTGCTTCGGCCTCGGCTCGCTGCCGGACCGGCTGCGGGAGCTGCCCACGTGGCCGGAGCGGTTCGCGCTGCTCGACGACGTCCTGGCCGCCCGGGCCGTCGAGCCGGTGGCGCCGCCGCCCGAGGTGGGGGAGGCGTGGCGCCGGCTGCGGGGTTCGGGCGGGCGGGTGCGCGTCGCGGATCTCGCCGGCGAGGTCGGCTGGAGCCGCCGTCACCTGGGGGAGCGGTTCCGCGCGGAGCTGGGCTTGGCGCCGAAGCAGGCGGCGCGGGTCCTGCGGTTCGAGCGCGCCGGGCGGCTGCTGCGTGCGGGCCGCGCGAACCTGGCGGAGCTGGCGGTGGAGTGCGGCTACTACGACCAGGCGCACCTGACCAACGAGTGGCGCGCGCTGGCCGGGTGCACGCCGGGCACGTGGATCGCCGAGGAGCTCCCGTTCCTCCAAGACCAGGAGGGAGCCGCCGGGCAAGACTCGCGAGCATGA
- the map gene encoding type I methionyl aminopeptidase encodes MSVRAPLLPGVQTPRRDVPSSIARPEYVDKPAPKRDTGNGVRTPEVIEAMRIASRIAAQALEEGGKAVKPGATTDDIDKVVHEFVLDHHAYPSTLGYRHFPKSCCTSLNEVICHGIPDSTVIEDGDICNIDVTAYIGGVHGDTNATFLAGNVSEEARLLVERTREATLRAIKAVRPGRQLNVIGRVIESYAKRFGYGVVRDFTGHGVGPAFHTPPTVLHYEEPSVDTIIEEGMTFTIEPMITLGTIDYDIWSDDWTVTTKDKKWTAQFEHTLVVTADGSEILTLP; translated from the coding sequence ATGTCCGTTCGTGCCCCGCTTCTTCCCGGCGTCCAGACGCCGCGCCGTGACGTCCCCAGTTCCATCGCCCGTCCCGAGTACGTGGACAAGCCGGCGCCGAAGCGGGACACCGGCAACGGGGTGCGCACGCCCGAGGTGATCGAGGCGATGCGGATCGCGAGCCGGATCGCGGCGCAGGCGCTGGAAGAGGGCGGCAAGGCGGTCAAGCCGGGCGCCACCACGGACGACATCGACAAGGTGGTGCACGAGTTCGTCCTCGACCACCACGCCTACCCCTCGACGCTGGGCTACCGCCATTTTCCGAAGTCGTGCTGCACCTCGCTCAACGAGGTCATCTGCCACGGCATCCCGGACTCGACGGTGATCGAGGACGGTGACATCTGCAACATCGACGTCACCGCCTACATCGGCGGCGTCCACGGCGACACGAACGCGACGTTCCTGGCCGGCAACGTCTCCGAGGAGGCCCGCCTGCTGGTCGAGCGCACGCGTGAGGCGACGCTGCGGGCGATCAAGGCGGTCCGGCCGGGCCGTCAGCTCAACGTCATCGGCCGGGTCATCGAGTCCTACGCCAAGCGCTTCGGCTACGGCGTGGTCCGCGACTTCACCGGCCACGGCGTCGGCCCCGCGTTCCACACGCCGCCGACGGTCCTGCACTATGAAGAGCCCTCCGTCGACACGATCATCGAGGAGGGCATGACCTTCACGATCGAGCCGATGATCACGCTGGGCACCATCGACTACGACATCTGGTCCGACGACTGGACCGTCACCACGAAGGACAAGAAGTGGACGGCCCAGTTCGAGCACACCCTCGTGGTGACGGCCGACGGCAGCGAGATCCTCACGCTGCCTTGA
- a CDS encoding GNAT family N-acetyltransferase, which produces MLRLAGARLLDDRDYPAVRAALAADPVGSCMVSARVEAAGLDPWRLGGELWAADSRPVRAGRLQGLCFSGPNLIPLRGNAPALRSFADRALRRQRTCSSLVGPAEQVLGLWAELEDEWGPAREVRDDQPLMALDSTPLVAADPLVRPVRPDELERYLPAAVAMFIEEVGVDPRSGDGGASYRARVTELIGAGRAFARFEHGEVVFKAEIGAMSATVGQIQGVWVHPERRGSGLGTAGTAAVVNRLVRGLGRTASLYVNAFNTPALAAYRKIGFEQVGQYATVLF; this is translated from the coding sequence GTGTTGCGGCTTGCAGGTGCACGGCTGCTCGATGATCGGGACTATCCGGCGGTCCGTGCCGCGCTCGCCGCCGACCCGGTGGGCAGCTGCATGGTCAGCGCCCGGGTCGAGGCTGCCGGTCTCGACCCGTGGCGGCTCGGTGGTGAGCTTTGGGCCGCCGACAGCCGTCCGGTTCGTGCCGGGCGGCTCCAAGGGCTGTGTTTCTCCGGGCCGAACCTCATCCCGCTGCGCGGCAACGCGCCCGCGTTGCGGTCCTTCGCCGACCGCGCGCTTCGCAGACAGCGCACCTGCTCGTCCCTCGTCGGCCCGGCCGAGCAGGTCCTCGGGCTCTGGGCCGAGCTCGAAGACGAGTGGGGCCCGGCCCGCGAAGTCCGCGACGACCAGCCGCTGATGGCCCTCGACAGCACGCCGCTCGTGGCCGCCGACCCGCTGGTCCGCCCGGTGCGGCCGGACGAGCTCGAGCGCTACCTGCCCGCGGCCGTGGCGATGTTCATCGAGGAGGTCGGCGTCGACCCCCGCAGCGGGGACGGCGGCGCCAGCTACCGCGCCCGCGTCACCGAGCTGATCGGCGCCGGGCGCGCGTTCGCCCGGTTCGAGCACGGCGAAGTCGTCTTCAAAGCCGAGATCGGCGCCATGTCGGCGACCGTCGGGCAGATCCAGGGCGTCTGGGTCCACCCGGAACGCCGGGGCAGCGGGCTCGGCACCGCCGGCACGGCCGCCGTGGTCAACCGGCTCGTCCGCGGCCTGGGCCGCACCGCGAGCCTCTACGTCAACGCGTTCAACACCCCCGCCCTCGCGGCCTACCGCAAGATCGGGTTCGAGCAGGTCGGCCAGTACGCGACGGTGCTGTTCTAG